In Osmerus mordax isolate fOsmMor3 chromosome 23, fOsmMor3.pri, whole genome shotgun sequence, one DNA window encodes the following:
- the LOC136967630 gene encoding uncharacterized protein isoform X1, with translation MSVDEFCRFCHKNLKIKGVFSQSTKIFEKTSNAKTVFDRLIDLGLTLKRSPEKSIRTCRRCTSILSRIERDLTVFRKWEEEEKQSDSSEQEEKQSDSTEQASAPKAADQSNWDPPASKMPKRVLHKFWPNPPDPSQTRISMSARRSITEVITHYPSGQTVCNVCHPDDAGIVNNISKKNWKTAARLIIKHKDLVEDIKVKILELVQHECKTLCNPSQGFILWRSSPEDLKSFSFSSLESDLKRLSPFLLSIFSTATNHSLPSTCAAAAIALRGREPRMSAFSYYLNSILLHGGARKAVFKKLSKMAITTTHCNAVGKLKEFPHTCGEGLQLLEVQKEVLPTSGADGLTDSAGQDEEGIDLGGAIGTHRQRDSQLKHDLVNSSGSKAGQMCEEKRQKRRQEQSTQEEEGAEWVSRKRLRSEVQPSPLRLVVDCSFDSLMMFKDVRKLHKQIQRCYAENRRTLHPVQFYLTSLGGQLKQNMDETDKGWVNWKDITIKTEHYHEVIPREELVYLTSDSPNVLTELDDTKAYVIGGLGDHNHHKGISLERAKELGIQHAQLPLESFVKMNSRKVLAVNHVFEIILSYMEMGDWQEAFFTVLPQRKGAVPVDQNGQAVEDKEDEDSDRESDGTNTVKDNTSSMPDQQEGANEQIEA, from the exons ATGTCTGTGGACGAATTTTGCCGTTTTTGCCATAAAAATTTGAAAATAAAAGGTGTTTTTAGTCAGTCAacaaaaatatttgaaaaaacaTCAAATGCCAAAACCGTTTTTGATCGACTAATTGATCTAGGATTGACTTTGAAAAGAAGTCCCGAAAAATCTATACGAACTTGTCGAAGGTGTACCAGCATACTTTCAAGAATCGAACGGGATTTAACCGTTTTCAGAAAAtgggaagaggaagaaaaacaaTCCGATTCGAGTGAACAGGAAGAAAAACAATCCGATTCGACTGAACAAGCGTCGGCACCAAAAGCAGCAGATCAAAGTAATTGGGACCCTCCTGCTTCAAAGATGCCAAAGAGGGTTCTTCATAAATTTTGGCCCAATCCGCCAGATCCAAGTCAAACCAGAATATCCATGTCTGCACGGCGAAGTATTACAGAG GTCATCACCCATTACCCATCAGGCCAAACGGTCTGCAATGTCTGCCATCCAGATGATGCTGGGATTGTGAACAACATCAGCAAGAAGAACTGGAAAACAGCTGCTCGCTTGATAATAAAACACAAGGACCTTGTGGAAGATATCAAAGTTAAAATTCTTGAGCTAGTTCAGCATGAATGCAAAACCCTCTGCAACCCTAGCCAGGGTTTCATTCTGTGGAGGTCATCACCTGAGGATCTGAAGTCTTTTTCATTTTCCAGTTTAGAGTCAGATCTCAAGCGTCTTTCGCCATTCCTGTTATCCATCTTTTCAACTGCCACCAACCATTCTCTTCCTTCCACTTGTGCTGCGGCTGCTATCGCTTTGAGAGGAAGAGAACCTCGCATGTCTGCCTTTTCTTATTACCTAAATAGCATACTACTGCATGGCGGGGCAAGGAAGGCCGTTTTTAAGAAGCTGAGCAAAATGGCCATTACAACCACTCACTGTAATGCAGTAGGGAAGCTGAAGGAGTTTCCACACACTTGTGGGGAGGGTCTTCAGCTGTTGGAGGTGCAGAAAGAGGTGCTCCCGACCTCAGGAGCAGATGGGCTCACTGATTCTGCTGGCCAAGATGAGGAGGGCATTGACCTCGGGGGTGCGattggcacacacagacagagggattCTCAACTAAAACATGACCTTGTAAACTCATCTGGTTCCAAGGCTGG GCAGATGTGCGAGGAAAAGAGACAAAAGAGGCGACAGGAGCAATCAActcaagaggaagagggagctgAATGGGTGAGCCGCAAGCGTCTACGCAGTGAGGTGCAGCCCAGTCCTCTGAGACTAGTGGTGGACTGCAGCTTTGACAGCCTCATGATGTTCAAG GACGTGAGGAAGCTCCACAAGCAAATCCAGAGGTGCTATGCAGAGAATCGACGCACTTTACACCCTGTACAGTTTTATTTAACCAGTCTCGGTGGACAGTTAAAACAAAACATGGATGAAACTGACAAAGGATGGGTGAATTGGAAG GATATAACTATCAAAACGGAGCACTACCATGAAGTCATACCCAGAGAGGAGCTAGTGTACCTCACCTCTGACTCCCCAAATGTGCTGACTGAACTGGACGACACCAAAGCCTATGTCATCGGAGGCCTGGGcgaccacaaccaccacaag GGGATCTCCTTAGAGAGAGCCAAGGAGCTGGGGATTCAGCATGCACAGCTCCCTCTAGAAAGCTTCGTCAAGATGAACAGCCGGAAAGTGCTCGCAGTCAATCACG TATTTGAGATCATTCTGTCGTATATGGAGATGGGTGATTGGCAAGAGGCCTTCTTCACAGTCCTGCCTCAGAGGAAAGGGGCGGTTCCTGTTGACCAGAATGGACAAGCAGTGGAAGACAAGGAGGACGAGGAttcagacagagagtcagacgGGACCAACACTGTCAAAGATAATACATCAAGCATGCCGGACCAACAAGAAGGAGCAAATGAACAAATAGAAGCATAG
- the LOC136967630 gene encoding tRNA methyltransferase 10 homolog A-like isoform X2, translated as MCEEKRQKRRQEQSTQEEEGAEWVSRKRLRSEVQPSPLRLVVDCSFDSLMMFKDVRKLHKQIQRCYAENRRTLHPVQFYLTSLGGQLKQNMDETDKGWVNWKDITIKTEHYHEVIPREELVYLTSDSPNVLTELDDTKAYVIGGLGDHNHHKGISLERAKELGIQHAQLPLESFVKMNSRKVLAVNHVFEIILSYMEMGDWQEAFFTVLPQRKGAVPVDQNGQAVEDKEDEDSDRESDGTNTVKDNTSSMPDQQEGANEQIEA; from the exons ATGTGCGAGGAAAAGAGACAAAAGAGGCGACAGGAGCAATCAActcaagaggaagagggagctgAATGGGTGAGCCGCAAGCGTCTACGCAGTGAGGTGCAGCCCAGTCCTCTGAGACTAGTGGTGGACTGCAGCTTTGACAGCCTCATGATGTTCAAG GACGTGAGGAAGCTCCACAAGCAAATCCAGAGGTGCTATGCAGAGAATCGACGCACTTTACACCCTGTACAGTTTTATTTAACCAGTCTCGGTGGACAGTTAAAACAAAACATGGATGAAACTGACAAAGGATGGGTGAATTGGAAG GATATAACTATCAAAACGGAGCACTACCATGAAGTCATACCCAGAGAGGAGCTAGTGTACCTCACCTCTGACTCCCCAAATGTGCTGACTGAACTGGACGACACCAAAGCCTATGTCATCGGAGGCCTGGGcgaccacaaccaccacaag GGGATCTCCTTAGAGAGAGCCAAGGAGCTGGGGATTCAGCATGCACAGCTCCCTCTAGAAAGCTTCGTCAAGATGAACAGCCGGAAAGTGCTCGCAGTCAATCACG TATTTGAGATCATTCTGTCGTATATGGAGATGGGTGATTGGCAAGAGGCCTTCTTCACAGTCCTGCCTCAGAGGAAAGGGGCGGTTCCTGTTGACCAGAATGGACAAGCAGTGGAAGACAAGGAGGACGAGGAttcagacagagagtcagacgGGACCAACACTGTCAAAGATAATACATCAAGCATGCCGGACCAACAAGAAGGAGCAAATGAACAAATAGAAGCATAG